A single window of Gossypium arboreum isolate Shixiya-1 chromosome 13, ASM2569848v2, whole genome shotgun sequence DNA harbors:
- the LOC108488110 gene encoding ethylene-responsive transcription factor ERN1-like, which produces MEIQSQQQSQLKLQPKPSNPSVSKGSKFKGRNNNKVNKFVGVRQRPSGRWVAEIKNTTHKIRMWLGTFETAEEAARAYDEAACLLHGSNTRTNFITQAPSDSPLACRIRNLLNSKKGGEQQHHQSVVVSAAPSTSATISFSPMPSPSTSSSGCSSNGGLSNGNLSVSGRVQDTQLFDDAYKPDMRSWRRESGFDSDFTYTSSELGFDRFLYTQETTGLPEETGSELTEFQSMKVERQISASLHAMNGVEEYMETVHDSSENLWDLPPLCSLLY; this is translated from the coding sequence ATGGAAATTCAGTCCCAACAACAAAGTCAGCTGAAACTGCAGCCAAAGCCAAGCAACCCTAGTGTTAGCAAAGGGTCCAAATTCAAAGGAAGAAACAACAATAAGGTTAACAAGTTTGTAGGTGTGAGGCAAAGGCCTTCAGGTAGATGGGTGGCTGAAATCAAAAACACAACACACAAGATTAGGATGTGGCTTGGTACCTTTGAGACTGCTGAAGAAGCTGCTCGAGCTTATGACGAAGCCGCTTGCCTTCTCCACGGTTCCAATACTCGGACCAACTTCATTACTCAGGCGCCCTCGGATTCTCCTCTTGCTTGTCGGATTCGGAATCTTCTTAATAGCAAGAAAGGAGGTGAACAACAACATCATCAAAGTGTTGTTGTCTCAGCAGCCCCCTCAACAAGTGCTACCATTAGTTTTAGCCCTATGCCTAGTCCTAGCACTAGCAGTAGTGGTTGCAGTTCTAATGGTGGTTTAAGCAATGGGAATCTTTCAGTTAGTGGAAGGGTTCAAGATACACAGTTGTTTGATGATGCATATAAGCCTGATATGAGAAGTTGGAGAAGGGAATCTGGGTTTGATTCTGATTTTACATACACCTCTTCTGAATTAGGGTTTGATAGGTTTCTTTATACACAAGAAACCACAGGTTTACCTGAAGAAACTGGTTCTGAGTTAACAGAGTTCCAAAGCATGAAAGTTGAAAGGCAGATTTCAGCTTCACTTCATGCAATGAATGGAGTTGAAGAATATATGGAAACTGTCCATGATTCTTCTGAAAACTTGTGGGATCTTCCCCCTTTATGTTCTTTGCTCTACTAA